Within the Nissabacter sp. SGAir0207 genome, the region CCTGCCAACTGGCAGATGGGCGGCGGGTGGTGGCCGTCAGGAACCCGTTACTGAACTGCACCGGTGCCATGCTGGAGTGGTGGTTTACCTTTTTTGAGACCACCGAGCACCTGAAGTGGTGGCACCCCCACGACCATATCCACCACGGCGGCTGGGATGAGCAGTGGGTCAAGGGTGAAAACTACCTTGGCGCGACCATTCAGGCGGTAGAGGCGCTGGGCAGCGTGCCGCCGGTGGCAGCCAAAATCCGCTTTAGCTCGCCCGAGCATTTCTTTTCAGCAGAGAAGGTGCAGGCGGCCAGAGCAAGCGGCGGGATGTCGGCGGCCATCTGTGGGTGCATTGGCTTTGGTGAGGAGATTGCGCTGGATGCGTGTGGTAACCCGCTCGATGGCCGCATGATCCATCTGGTACGCGACACGCCGTGGGGATGCGTGCTGAGAAGCCGCTTTATTCTCGGGGAGGCGCCCGGCGGCCAGCCCCCGCCGGAGGAGATTGCCCTCGGCCTGCTCCAGCACTGTCAGGAGGAGTTCACCACCCTGTCGCTCATATTGCCGGCGCTCTATGCGGCGGAGCGTGCCGCGGCCCTCGCGCCACCCGATCGCGGGTAGCGGCCCGCCACCCATTGTTCGGCGCGGGCCGAAGCATCGGTTTTTGGCTGATCTATGCTGGACGCCAGATTCTTGAGGGAGCACACCGATGATTGCCGTACTTTTTGAAGCCGATGCACTGCCCGCTGCCCAGCAGCGTTACCTTCAGCTTGCCGCCGAATTGGCCCCCCTGTTGGCCGGGACGCCGGGCTTTATCGCGCTGGAGCGCTTCCAGAGCCTGAGTACGCCGGGAAAAATCCTGTCGCTCTCATGGTGGGAGGATGAGGCGTCCGTCAGGCAGTGGAAGCAGCACCAGCTGCACCGGGCGGCGCAGCAGGAGGGGCGGGAGTCGATCTTCGCCTTCTACAGGATACGCGTGGCCGAGGTGGTGCGGGAGTACAGCTCTGAACAAGGGAGGGAGCAACATGTATGACATCCATGTGGTACTCAGCATGGCACCGGGCGCGCTGGCGGCATTAGGTACGTTGCTCGGGCAGAGTGGGATCGGGCTGGAGGGCGGCGGTCTCTTCGCTACGCCAGAGGGCGGGCACGCCCATTTTCTGGTCGAGGAGGGGGAGCGGGCGCGCGAGGTACTGCTGGCCGCCGGTTTCAACGTGCAGGGCGTGCGCCGACCGCTGATCCGCAAGCTGCCGCAGCTACGCCCCGGCGAACTGGGCGAAATAGCGGAGGCGATTGCCCGCAGCGGCGTGACAATTCAGGTACAGTACAGCGATCACCGCAACCGGCTGATCCTGCTAACGGACGATGATGTCCGCGCCGGTGAAGCCACCAGACAATGGGATACCGCACCTGAATGAGCCTTCCACGTAGGGAGCCTGCGCCCTCACTTGAGGGCGCGGTCTCCGCCCTTGCGGCCGCCATCGCTGATCCCTCGCGCGCCGCCATTCTCTGCGCGCTGATGGATGGCCGGGCATGGACGGCCACCGAACTGAGCGCGGTGGCCGGGGTGGCGGCCTCGACCACCAGCGGCCACCTGATGCGGCTGCTCAGCAATGGGCTGATCCAGTGCCTGACGCAGGGCCGCCACCGCTACTACAGTTTGGCGGGCCATGAGGTGGCCGGGCTGCTGGAGAACCTGATGGGCCTCTCCATGCGCCCCCAGCACAGCGTGACGCCGCGTACTCCGCCGCAGCTGCGCCATGCGCGCACCTGCTATGACCATCTGGCCGGGGAGGTGGCGGTCAGTCTCTACGCCGCCATGCAGCACAAGGGCTGGCTGGCCGCTGATGGGTTGGCGCTGACCCCGCTTGGCCGCGAACAGCTGGAGGGCATGGGGGCGGTGCTGAGCGCCAAACCCAAGCGCAAAGCCTGCTGCCCCTGTCTGGACTGGAGCGAACGCCGCCACCATCTGGGCGGCGAGGCGGGTGCCGCGCTGCTGGTGCTGCTGGAGGCAAAGGGGTGGCTGACCCGGACGCCGGGCTACCGCGAAGTGACCGTGACCGGCACCGGGCGGGCCGCCCTGCGCCGGCTGTTTGGCCTCACGCTCTCCTTACCTTAAGCCGCTTAAGGTTTTCCTAATTTTCATCTGCCACCCTGTAGCCCTCTGTGAGTTATCAGGATGCTACTATGTCGCTGTTAAAATTTAAAAGGCCCACGCTGGGGCGGCTCCCCTTTTTGCTGTTGTTCTCCGCCTACATTGCCTTTGGCCTTAATCTGGCGTACTACCGCCAGGTGCTGGGCATCTTGCCGCTCCACTCCCTACATGACTGGGCGATGTTCCTCTCCATGCCGCTGGTGGCCTTTAGCGTGATCAACATCGTGGTGACGCTCTGCTCCTTCCTGTGGCTGGAGAAGCTGGCGGTCGCGCTGTTCGTGCTGGTCTCCGCCACCGCGCAATACTTCATCATCCACTATGGCATCATCCTTGACCGGTCGATGATCCTGAATATCGTGGACACCACCGCCTCCGAGAGCTGGGCGCTGCTGACGCCGCGCATGGCGCTGTCAGTGGGGCTGTCCGGCGTGGCGGTGGCGCTGCTGGCCTGCTGGCTGCGCATCCGTCGGCCCCGGCCGCTCTGGCGTGGCGCGCTGGCGCGCGTCGCCAGCATCCTTGGCTCTGGTGCGCTGATTGTGCTGGTGGCGCTGCTGTTCTATAAGGATTACGCCTCGCTGTTCCGCAACCACAAGGAGCTGGTGAAATCCCTCAGCCCCTCCAACAGCATCGCCGCCGTCTGGTCTTACTATAGCCACCACCGGTTGGACAACCTGCCGCTGGTGCGCATCGGGCTGGACGCGCGCCAAAGCCCGGCGCAGCTGGCCGGGCCGAAAAAGAACCTGACCATCATCGTACTGGGCGAAACCTCGCGCGCGGATGACTTCTCGCTGTCGGGCTATCCGCGCCTCACCAACCCGCAGCTGGTGCAGGACGGGGTCACCTACTTCCCGCATACCGTCTCGTGTGGCACCTCCACCGCCGTCTCGGTGCCCTGCATGTTCTCCAACATGCCGCGCGCCCACTATGACGAGACGCTGGCCGCCCATCAGGAGGGACTGCTGGACATCCTCCAGCGCGCGGGCATCCAGGTCAGCTGGCGCGAGAATGATGGCGGCTGCAAAGGGGTCTGTGACCGGGTGCCGCATCAGGATGTGACCAGCCTTGACCTGCCGGGTATGTGCATCAAGGGCGAGTGCTATGACGAGGTGCTGTTCCACGGGCTGGAGCAGGAGATTGACCGGTTGCAGGGCAACGGCGTGATCGTGCTGCACACCATCGGCAGCCACGGGCCGACCTACTCCCACCGCTACCCGCCGCAGTTCCGGCGCTTTACGCCGACCTGTGACACCAATGAGATCCAGACCTGTACGCGTGAGCAGCTGGTCAACACCTATGACAATACGGTGCTCTATGCGGACTATATCGTCGATAAGGCGATCACCCTGCTGAAGGCGCATCAGGATCGCTTTACCACCAGTCTGGTCTACCTCTCTGACCACGGCGAGTCATTGGGCGAAGCCAGCACCTACCTGCACGGGATGCCCTACGCCATTGCGCCGGAGGTGCAGAAACATGTGCCGATGCTGCTGTGGTTATCCCCGGACTACCAGACGCGCTATGCTGTTGACATGAAGTGCCTGAACCAGCGGGCGACGCAGGATGCCTCGCAAGACAATTTCTTCTCCACCCTGCTGGGAATGACCGGCACCCTGACGCATGAATATGTGCCAGCGGATGACCTGCTGGCGACATGCCGGAGCAACAATGGATGAAAATCTTAATCATTGAGGATGACGCCCTGCTATTGCAGGGCCTGCAACTGGCGCTGACCGGCGCGGGCTACGCCTGTGACGGTGTCACTACGGTGCGCGACGCCGAGGCGAGCCTCGCCTCTGGGCTGTACAGCCTGCTGGTGCTCGATCTCGGCCTGCCGGATGAGGATGGGCTGCGCCTGTTGGCGCGGCTGCGGCGTAAAAAGGTGATGCAACCGGTGCTGATCCTCACCGCGCGCGACACGGTCAGCGAGCGCATCGCCGGGCTGGACGCGGGGGCGGATGACTATCTGGTCAAGCCGTTCGCGCTGGATGAACTGCTGGCGCGCATCCGGGCGCTAATCCGCCGCCACGTCAACCAAGGCGACAGCACGCTGACCGTCGGCCGCCTGACGCTGGACATGACCCATCGCCAGATCCAGCTGGCTGGCGCGCCGCTGGATCTGACTCCCAAGGAGTACGCCATCCTCTCACGGCTGATGCTCAAGGCTGGCCACCCGGTGCACCGCGAGGTGCTCTACAACGACATCTACAGCTGGGAAACCGAGCCATCCACCAACACGCTGGAGGTGCATATCCATAACCTGCGCGACAAGATTGGCAAGTCGGCCATCCGCACGGTGCGCGGTTTTGGCTATGCGCTGATGAAAGATGAGGGGGGCGATCCCGCATGATGCCGCGTTCCGCCCGCCGACGCAGCAGCACGCTGCGTTTTCGCCTGTTGCTGGTGATTGGTGTGATTCTGCTGTTCTGCCAAATCATCAGCGTCATCTGGCTATGGCATGAGAGCAAGGAGCAGATCCAGTTGCTGGTGGACGCCGCGCTGCACAACCATAACCAGCAGCGCCACGTGCGGCAGGAGATCCACGAGGCGATTGCCAGTCTGGCGGTGCCGAGCCTGATCATGATTGCGCTGGCGCTGGGGCTGTGCCTCCAGGCGGTGAAGTGGATCACCCGGCCACTGTTGGAGTTGCAGACCCACCTGGAGCAGCGCAGCGAGGAGGATCTGGAGCCGATTGGTTACCACAGTTCGGTGGCGGAAATTGACGCCGTGACGCAGGCCATCAATCAGCTGGTATCGCGGCTGGCGAGCAGCCTGGATCGCGAGCGGCTGTTTACCGCCGATGTCGCCCACGAGCTGCGCACGCCGCTGGCCGGGTTGCGGCTGCATCTGGAGCTGATCGAGAAGGCGCACGGCGTCAATGTCCGGCCGCTGCTCCAGCGGCTGGATCAGATGACCAACAGCGTGTCACAGCTACTGCAACTGGCGCGCGTTGGGCAATCCTTCACCTCGGGCAACTACCAGCAGGTGGCGCTGGTGGCGGATGTGGTGCAGCCGATGGAGGATGAGCTACGGATGATGCTGTCACAGCGCGGCCAGCAGTTGCAACTGGTGCTGCCAGCCGAGGCGCAGACGCGCGGCGATGCCACGCTGCTCAAGGTGCTGTTGCGCAATCTGGTGGAGAACGCCCACCGCTACAGCCCGGAGGGCACCACCATCACCGTTCGCGTGGAGCGCGCGCCGCAACCGGTGCTGATGGTGGAAGATGAGGGGCCGGGCATCGACGAGGCGAAAAGCGGCGAGTTGAGCAAGGCCTTTGTGCGCATGGATCGCCGCTATGGCGGCATCGGGCTGGGGCTGAGCATCGTCACCCGCATCGTGCAGCTGCACCGTGGGCAGTTCTTCCTCGAAAACCGCCAGCCGCAGCCGGGCTGTCGCGCGTGGGTCAAATTCGCGGCGCACCCCTGAGCCGCTCTCCCTCCACTGAATTCCCTTTCTCATCCTTTTGGCCGATGGCCGCCACCTGCCAGCCGGTGTTAGATAGCGATGACCTGCGCGCGCCCCGGCGCGCGCTTTGCTATCACACAATCTGGAGTGCCTATGAGCGATGTGGCGTTACTTCCCCAGGTGACGGCCTTCCTTGGCCGTCGGCAGGGGCACTTTATCCACGGCGAGGCGCAAGAGGGCCAGGGCGCGGCCTTCAGCGTGACCAACCCCGCCACCGGCGACACCCTATTGACCCTGAAGGGCGCGGATGAGGCACAGGCCCACGCGGCGATGCAGGCGGCACAGGCGGCCTTCGCCCCGTGGCGTGATATGCCGACCCTGCAACGCGGTGCGCTGCTGCTGAAGCTGGCCGACGCGCTGGCGGAGGAGCGTGAGGCGCTGGCGCAACTGGAGAGCCTCTGCTCCGGCAAGACCATTCAGTTGGCGCGGATGCTGGAAATTGACCAGTCGGTGGCCTTCCTGCGCTACTTCGCCGGTTGGGCGGGCAAGATCAATGGCGAGACGCTGGATGTGTCGCTTCCCTCCTTTGCTGGTGAAAAATATACCGCCTTCACCCGCCGCCAGCCGGTGGGGGTGGTGGTGGGCATCGTGCCGTGGAACTTCTCCATCATGATCGCGGTGTGGAAGCTGGCGGCGGCGCTGGTGTGCGGCTGCACGGTAGTGCTCAAGCCAAGCGAGTACACGCCGCTGACCCTGCTGCGGGTGGCGGAGCTGGCGACCGCCTGCGGCTTCCCGCCGGGGGTGATCAACGTGGTCAACGGCAGCGGCGCGCTGCTGGGGCCGCTGCTGATTGGCCACCCGGCCTGTGCCAAGGTCAGCTTCACCGGTTCGGTTGCCACCGGCAACGCCGTCAACCGTCTGGCGACCGAGCAGGGCAAGCGCGTCACCCTCGAATTGGGCGGCAAGAACGCCGCGCTGTTCCTTGACGATCTCTCGCCGGAGGAGATGGTCAACGGCATTCTGGAGGCCGGTTACCTCAACCAAGGGCAGATCTGCGCCGCCGCCGAGTGCTTCTGGCTACCGGAGCAGAAGATGGAGGCGGTGCTGGCGCTGCTCAGCGAGCGGCTGGCGGCGATGCCGATCGGCTCACCGCTGGATGAGGCCACGGTGGTGGGGCCGCTGGCGAACCGGGCGCAATTTGACAAGGTGCTGGGCCTGATTGAGCAGGCGCGCGCGGAGGGGGATGAGATTGTCTGCGGCGGGCAGGCGCAGGGCGGTAAGGGCTTCTTCGTGCAGCCCACCGCCATCCGCGTCGCCTCCGTGGACAGCACCCTGATGCGCGAGGAGACTTTCGGCCCGGTGGGCAGCTTCATCGCCTATCAGGACGCCGAGCAGGCGCTGGCGACCATCAACGACTCACCCTACGGGCTGGCGGCCAGCGTCTGGTCACACAACCTGAGCCACGCACTGCGCATCAGCGAACGGCTTGAGGCTGGCATCGTCTGGATCAACATGCACACCTTCCTCGACCCGGCGGTGCCGTTTGGCGGCGTCAAAGGGTCGGGCATTGGCCGGGAGTTCGGTAGCGCCTTTATCGATGACTATACCGAACTGAAATCGGTGATGGTGCGCTATTGAGCGGGGGGCGGGCCGTGCCCGCCCTAGCTGGCTGGCCCGGCGTACCAACTGGCACCGACGTTGCGCAGCAGCTCGGTGCGGTTGCTCACCTCGGCCTTGGTGAAGATGTTGCGCAGGTGGGTTTTCACGGTGGAGAGCGAAATGTTGAGGTGGTGGGCGATGCGCTTGTTGCAGGCACCCTCGCGGATCAGATCGACAATCACCTGCTCCTTGGGCGTCAGGCGCTGGTCGCCCGGCACCGGCAGCAGCTCCTCCGTCGCCAGCTCCACCAGCGGCAGCATGGCGCGCAGCCGCATCCGCTCCTGTGGGGTGAAGGGGGTATCGCGCATCAGCGACAGGCCCGCCACGATGTGGCGGTTCTTGCGCACGAAAATTTCTGCCATGTCCGCCATGTTGTTCGGCTGCATGAAGTGGCGGTAGTAGGGCGTGTGGCGCAACTGGGCATCCGGGAAGGCAAACGACACCGGCAGCGGATCATAGCGGCGCGGGTGGAACGGGTCATGCGGGCAGAAGTGCTCCAGATAGGCGCGGTGCGTCTGCGCCGGGATGCCCGCCAGCACATAGTGCTGCGGCGCAAGCTGCTCATCCACCCGGTAGTAGACGCCCAGCGAGCCGGGGATCAGCCGGGTCACGTTCTCCAGACAACTATGGATAAACGCATCCGCGGGAATCTGTAAGGTTGCCATCACGCACACTCCTCTTGGGTTAACCGTGGCCGGAACGCTGTCCCTCCGCCTCCACCGTGGCGGGGGCGTCCGGTGCTTGCAGGGTGTTGAACTCCTCCAGCAACCGCTTCAATTGCGCCATCTTCTGCTGGCCAAACTGTTGCTCAATCTGCTGGTAACCGGCGTCCACTTCGTTGCACGCCTGCTGGTAGAGCGCCACGCCCTGCGGCGTCAGCGAGGCGAACAGCTTGCGCTGGTCATTTAGCGGCTTCAGGCGGAACACCAGCCCGTCGCGCTCCAGCCGGGTCAGGATGCCGGTCAGGCTAGGGCGCAGCACGCAGGCTTCACGCGCCAGCGCATGGAAATCGAGCGAGCGGTGCGCCGCCAGGATGCGGATGATGCGCCACTGCTGCTCGGTCAGGTTATGGCGGTTCAGGATCGGCCGAAAAAAGCCCATCGCCGTTTCACGCGCCTGTAACAGCGCAATCGTCAGGGATTCATGCATAAGCATTCCAGTGTTGTGGTGTGGTGACTGAGGGTGCATTGCTGATCCCAGTATATTTTCCGCCGTGGACGATGCCTAGTAACAGCAGAATAACAGACCCATTAATTCTGGAAATATTAACAGGTTAATAAAGTGATAGGCTTCACAATTCTGGTAACAAATATTTAACCTGTTGGCGAGTCAAGATATCAACTTACTGTTTTGTAGCGAAAAATGTTGCCAATTCCGCTCTGCTAGCTGCGTCACAATTCAATAACATCCTCTTGCTTCGCGGCGATGATCCGATCTAATACTATTTCATTAAGATGTTAATGATTGATGTGCGCGCCACATCCCCAGCGAGGAGAGAGCATGAAAAGGACTGTATTTGCCGTTGCGTTGAACCACCGCGCCCAGACGGCGCACTGGCAGGAGGCCTTCGGGCAGCCGCCCTATCAGGCTGCGCCAAAAACGCCGGTCTGGTTCATCAAGCCACGCAACACCCACCGCCGCGACGGCGACACTATCAGCCTGCCAATGGAACAGACCTACAGCGGCGGCACACTGGCGGTGGTGATGGGCCGCACCGCCCGCAAGGTGGTGGCGGCCGAGGCCGGGGAGTACATCGCCGGTTACGCGCTTGCCAACGAATTGAGTCTGGCGGAGGAGAGCTTCTACCGCCCGGCGATCAAGGCCAAATGCCGTGACGGCTTCTGCCCGATGGGCGAGCTGGCCCCGCTGGCCGACGCCAGCGCGCTGGAGATCATCACCGAGGTCAATGGCGAGGAGCGCCAGCGCTGGAGCACGGCGGATCTGCACCGTGACGCGGCGACGCTGATTGCCGCGCTGAGTGATTTCGCCACCCTGCAAGCCGGTGACGTAATTTTGCTCGGCACGCCCCAGCAGCGGGTGCCGCTGTCGCCGGGCGATGAGGTCACGCTGCGCGCCGCCGGGCTGCCGTCGCTGACCAACCGCTTCACCGATCGCCCGGAGGCAGCGCGCCCGGCCGCAGAGGGGCACCCGACGCTGTTTGCGCTGGGGCTGAACTACGCCGACCACGCCACCGAGCTGGATTTCAAGGCCCCGGAGGAGCCGCTGGTGTTCATCAAGGCCCCCAACACCCTGACCGGCGATCACGCCGTCAGCGTGCGGCCAGACAACCTGGAGTACATGCACTACGAGGCGGAGCTGGTGGTGGTGATCGGCAAGACCGCCCGCAACGTCAGCCGTGACCAGGCGCTGGAGTATGTGCAGGGCTACACGGTGTGCAACGACTACGCGGTGCGCGACTACCTGGAGAACTACTACCGGCCCAACCTGCGGGTAAAGAGCCGCGACACCCTGACGCCGCTGCTGCCGCAGGTGACGCCGCGCGCCGCCATCCCGGATGCCCAGAACCTGCAACTCAAGACCTTCGTCAACGGCGAGCTGCGCCAGTCGGGCAACACCCGCGACATGGTGTTCGACGTGCCGTTTTTGGTCTCGTACCTGAGTGAATTCATGACGCTGCACCCCGGCGACCTGATCGCCACCGGCACGCCAAAGGGGCTGGCAGATGTCCGGCCCGGCGACGAAGTGGTGGTGGAGATCGAGGGGATTGGCCGCCTGACCAACCATATTGTCAGTGAACAACAATTTGAGGAGAGCCTGCATGAGCAAGATTGACCACTGGATCGACGGCAAGCGCGTCGCCAGCGCCGACTACTTCACCACCCACAACCCGGCCACCGGCGAGGTGCTGGCCGAGGTGGCCGCTGGCGGCGAGAAGGAGATTAATCAGGCGGTGGAGGCGGCGAAAAACGCCTTCCCGAAATGGGCCAACACGCCGATGAAGGAGCGCGCGCGCCTGATGCGCCGTCTCGGTGAGCTGATTGACCAGAACGTGCCAGCCATTGCCGAGCTGGAGACCGCCGACACCGGGCTGCCGATCCACCAGACCAAAAACGTGCTCATCCCGCGCGCCTCGCACAACTTCAACTTCTTCGCTGAGATCTGCCAGCAGATGAACGGCCGCACCTACCCGGTCGATGACCAGATGCTCAACTACACGCTGTTGCAGCCGGTCGGCGTCTGCGCACTGGTCTCGCCGTGGAACGTGCCGTTCATGACCGCCACCTGGAAAACCGCGCCCTGTCTGGCGCTGGGCAACACGGCGGTGCTGAAGATGTCCGAGCTATCGCCGCTGAGCGCTGACCGGCTGGGCGAGCTGGCGCTGGAGGCGGGCATCCCGCGCGGCGTGCTCAACGTGGTGCAGGGCTACGGCGCGACGGCGGGCGATGCGCTGGTGCGCCACCCGGAGGTGCGCGCTATCTCCTTCACCGGCGGCACCGCCACCGGCCGCAAAATCGTGCAGAACGCCGGGCTGAAGAAGTTCTCAATGGAGCTGGGCGGCAAGTCGCCGGTGCTGATCTTTGAGGACGCAGACATCGATCGCGCCTTGGACGCCGCGCTGTTCACCATCTTCTCCCTCAATGGCGAGCGCTGCACCGCCGGTTCACGCATCTTCATCCAGCAGAGCATCTATCCGGAGTTCGTCAAGCGCTTTGCCGAACGCGCCAACCGCCTGCGGGTGGGCGACCCCACCGATCCCAACACCCAGGTGGGCGCGCTGATCAGCCAGCAGCACTGGGAGAAGGTCTCCGGCTACATCCGGCTGGGAATCGAGGAGGGCGCGAGGGTGTTGGCCGGTGGGCCGGACAAGCCCGAGGGGCTGGGCCACGGCCACTTCCTGCGCCCTACGGTGCTGGCGGACGTCGATAACCGGATGCGCGTCGCTCAGGAGGAGATTTTCGGCCCGGTGGCCTGCCTGCTGCCGTTCAAGGATGAGGCCGAGGGGCTGCGGCTGGCGAATGACGTGGAGTATGGCCTCGCCTCCTACCTCTGGACGCAGGATGTCAGCAAGGTGCTGCGCCTGTCGCGCGGCATCGAGGCGGGCATGGTGTTCGTCAATACCCAGAACGTGCGCGACCTGCGCCAGCCGTTCGGCGGCATCAAGGCCTCCGGCACCGGCCGCGAGGGGGGCGAGTACAGCTTTGAGGTGTTCGCCGAAACCAAAAACGTCTGCATCTCCTTTGGCGATCACACCATCCCGAAATGGGGCGTGTAAGGGGCACCTATGGGCAAGTTAGCGTTAGCGGCAAAAATCACCCACGTTCCGTCGATGTACCTGTCGGAACTGCCGGGCAAGCACCACGGCTGCCGTCAGGCGGCCATCGACGGCCACCGCGAGATCAGCCGGCGCTGCCGTGAGCTGGGGGTGGACACGCTGGTAGTGTTCGACACCCAC harbors:
- the hpaE gene encoding 5-carboxymethyl-2-hydroxymuconate semialdehyde dehydrogenase, which codes for MSKIDHWIDGKRVASADYFTTHNPATGEVLAEVAAGGEKEINQAVEAAKNAFPKWANTPMKERARLMRRLGELIDQNVPAIAELETADTGLPIHQTKNVLIPRASHNFNFFAEICQQMNGRTYPVDDQMLNYTLLQPVGVCALVSPWNVPFMTATWKTAPCLALGNTAVLKMSELSPLSADRLGELALEAGIPRGVLNVVQGYGATAGDALVRHPEVRAISFTGGTATGRKIVQNAGLKKFSMELGGKSPVLIFEDADIDRALDAALFTIFSLNGERCTAGSRIFIQQSIYPEFVKRFAERANRLRVGDPTDPNTQVGALISQQHWEKVSGYIRLGIEEGARVLAGGPDKPEGLGHGHFLRPTVLADVDNRMRVAQEEIFGPVACLLPFKDEAEGLRLANDVEYGLASYLWTQDVSKVLRLSRGIEAGMVFVNTQNVRDLRQPFGGIKASGTGREGGEYSFEVFAETKNVCISFGDHTIPKWGV